From Hydra vulgaris chromosome 15, alternate assembly HydraT2T_AEP, one genomic window encodes:
- the LOC136092336 gene encoding uncharacterized protein LOC136092336, whose amino-acid sequence MASRNERRKRENEMDTFISRLKGETGNNLTQFETSADKENVAIGEDYFYENVSSIFDEVTGICDSTEEENNESEVPSKENQESNKDYKSNFSSLHIKLLYFCLLYKLSNSAILCLLTILNEEGVDVPGSVYLFKKPQVAKKVQVLKNTLNNFNSFLVAFLNGSLFLD is encoded by the exons atgGCTTCACGAAATGAAAGAAGAAAACGTGAAAATGAAATGGATACTTTTATATCGAGATTGAAAG GAGAAACTGGCAATAATTTAACACAGTTTGAAACTTCAGCAGATAAAGAAAATGTTGCAATTGGCGAAGATTACTTTTATGAAAATGTATCTTCTATTTTTGATGAGGTGACTGGAATATGTGATTCAACTGAGGAGGAAAACaatgaaa gtGAAGTTCCATCGAAAGAGAATCAGGAAAGTAACAAAGATTACAAGAGTAATTTCTCATCCCtgcatataaaattattatacttctGCTTACTTTATAAACTCAGCAATAGTGCAATACTCTGTTTACTTACTATTTTAAACGAGGAAGGAGTTGATGTTCCTGGTtcagtttatctttttaaaaaacctcaAGTTGCAAAGAAGGTTCAGGTGTTAAagaatactttaaacaattttaacagttttttagtTGCATTTTTAAACGGTTCTTTATTTCTTGATTAA
- the LOC136092337 gene encoding uncharacterized protein LOC136092337: MSSTLDYVCQKYVLTYGLHDKSISIVHVDDVIGWTQEEFEKLKICKRVELMVNNDDSLNKVLVLQCASSYEGLKETLKFVFEMKRKKQTISFIQTHFNPVRGLNRQRLPPVYPLHTASEGSNFDTDHSDSIAPYSQNTAAEAVVLMPLPPLKSQKFPATHKVPSVQLHLSTQPIVSNVSQTDIQSISSPHDFSDTSLLRMNDSMLGVCSHLNIEPFSAQGQFLMNAYILRELTSIQSKLNNLEQRQGRLEARVCSVSIDQNSSNTQFPVFTSLLQYSEVAKHTKDMLSWMKLEGGLTANEHISRVLNKLLALELQQNINRTGSNGKHKFLDNLENLVKTSTIHFFPGTTTKEIELKVARFFNNARDRCGGRLQRGLKKTDVLIEQDIDCASNEGSEVDSYNDPQPKKRKTFLNKY, from the exons atgtcATCTACATTAGACTATGTGtgtcaaaaatatgttttaacttATGGTTTACATGACAAATCAATTTCAATTGTTCATGTCGATGATGTCATTGGCTGGACTCAAGAGGAGTTTGAGAAActcaaaatttgtaaaagagtAGAGTTAATGGTGAACAATGATGATAGTCTGAATAAg GTTTTAGTTCTGCAATGTGCATCAAGTTATGAGGGGCTCaaagaaactttaaagtttgtttttgaaatgaaaagaaaaaagcaaacaataaGTTTTATACAAACTCATTTCAATCCGGTCCGTGGCCTAAACAGACAAAGACTGCCTCCAGTTTAT cctCTTCACACAGCTTCTGAAGGCTCCAATTTTGATACTGATCATTCAGATTCCAtc gcACCATATAGTCAGAATACTGCTGCTGAAGCAGTTGTTTTAATGCCTCTGCCACCTcttaaatctcaaaaatttcCTGCTACACACAAG GTTCCAAGCGTACAACTACATTTATCTACCCAACCaatt GTTTCAAATGTTTCACAAACAGATATTCAGTCAATT tCAAGTCCTCATGATTTCTCTGATACAAGTTTATTGCGGATGAACGATAGTATGCTAGGTGTTTGTAGCCATCTTAACATTGAACCATTTAGTGCACAAg GACAGTTTCTTATGAATGCGTACATTTTACGTGAATTAACATCAATTCagtctaaattaaataatttggaACAGCGGCAGGGAAGATTAGAGGCACGTGTTTGCAGTGTTTCTATTGACCAGAATTCCTCAAATACCCAATTTCCTGTTTTTACATCTCTGCTGCAATATTCTGAAGTTGCTAAGCACACCAAGGatatg TTGTCATGGATGAAGCTTGAAGGAGGATTGACAGCCAATGAGCATATTTCTCGTGTCTTGAATAAGTTGCTAGCACTTGAACTGCAGCAAAATATTAACAGGACTGGGAGTAATGGCAAGCATAAGTTTTTAGATAACCTGGAAAATCTGGTCAAAA cGTCAACTATTCACTTTTTTCCCGGTacaacaacaaaagaaattgaattaaaagtGGCTCGATTTTTTAATAACGCCAGAGATCGCTGTGGTGGTCGACTACAGAGAGGTCTGAAAAAGACAGACGTTTTAATCGAGCAAGACATAGATTGCGCTAGTAACGAGGGTAGTGAGGTGGACAGTTACAACGATCCTCAACCAAAAAAACGgaagacttttttaaataaatattag
- the LOC100202457 gene encoding nucleoporin Nup43, which yields MNDEKVIVSFVGQKISKVRWGQSYNGEKNPCEFITGSCDDEKNLVCKWKVSTENDNEPNLDSQLVVEGSVTDLLVMSPGKVIYSNSNGDVSIVSLSSHDNKMKEDQSWKKLHRYLSTNEVACCTCLASYGQDIVTGGEDGKINLLLPERKKPIRVLENADSSNVTGLQFLSSTELVSINSTGQLKLWDIRQQKLDKPEKVLALSGNACPLLSVDKHPNQSHIVVTGHGDGVVGIWDIRQENGPVTLVDAHEAEVWTVMFHPLYPDNLFTCSQDGSCWFWDGASMNNEIIYSNLNNNNSHSHSAWLYIDANKHKMETFSLVPFNKSPINSFDVCLSSLVCATDSEALIIVSDIPVR from the exons ATGAATGATGAAAAAGTAATAGTAAGTTTTGTTGGACAAAAGATATCCAAAGTTCGTTGGGGTCAAAGTTATAATGGTGAAAAAAATCCTTGTGAGTTTATTACTGGTAGTTGTGACGatgaaaaaaatcttgtttgCAAATGGAAAGTTTCAACAGAAAATGACAATGAGCCAAATTTAGACAGTCAACTGGTTGTCGAAG gtTCTGTTACAGATTTATTGGTAATGTCTCCTGGCAAAGTTATTTATAGCAATAGTAATGGTGATGTTTCTATTGTATCTTTAAGTTCTCACGataacaaaatgaaagaagatcAATCATGGAAAAAACTTCATCGGTATCTTTCAACTAATGAAGTTGCCTGTTGTACTTGTCTAGCGTCTTATGGTCAAGATATTGTTACCG GGGGAGAAGATGGTAAAATTAATCTTCTTCTACCTGAACGCAAAAAGCCAATCAGAGTGTTAGAAAATGCAGATAGTTCAAATGTCACAGGACTGCAGTTTTTAAGTTCAACAGAACTAGTTTCTATTAATTCAACAGGGCAGTTAAAACTCTGGGATATTCGTCAACAAAAGCTAGATAAACCCGAGAAAGTTTTAGCATTGTCAGGAAATGCTTGTCCTTTACTTTCTGTTGATAAACATCCAAATCAGTCACATATTGTTGTCACAGGACACGGCGATGGTGTAGTAGGAATATGGGATATTCGCCAGGAAAATGGGCCTGTCACTTTGGTTGATGCTCACGAAGCTGAAGTTTGGACTGTTATGTTTCATCCATTGTATCCTGATAATTTATTCACGTGTTCTCAAGATGGTTCCTGTTGGTTTTGGGACGGGGCTTCGAtgaataatgaaataatttacagtaacttgaataataataacagcCATAGCCACAGTGCATGGCTTTACATAGAtgcaaataaacataaaatggaGACATTTTCATTAGTTCCGTTTAATAAAAGTCCTATTAATTCTTTTGACGTTTGCTTATCAAGTTTAGTTTGCGCAACAGACAGTGAAGCTTTAATCATTGTTTCCGACATACCCGTGCGTTAA